A stretch of Campylobacter gracilis DNA encodes these proteins:
- the larB gene encoding nickel pincer cofactor biosynthesis protein LarB: MREDEILELFAGIKSGRVSEQEALKYLKNYPYEDVGCAKIDTQRALRNGAGEVIYGEGKTDDEILRIAGAIGARGQNILITRTNERVFGLVRETLPQAEFNARGRVISVKFKEPALTQSYIAIVSAGTADGAVVEEAYETARFLGNDVRKFSDAGVAGLHRLIANLEQIRGAKVVIAVAGMEGALASVLAGLVSVPVIAVPTSVGYGASFGGLAALLAMLNSCANGVSVVNIDNGFGAAYNASLINHL; the protein is encoded by the coding sequence ATGAGAGAGGATGAAATTTTAGAGCTTTTTGCTGGGATAAAAAGCGGCCGCGTGAGTGAGCAAGAGGCGCTAAAATACCTGAAAAACTACCCCTACGAGGACGTGGGCTGCGCAAAGATCGACACCCAGCGCGCCCTGCGAAACGGCGCGGGCGAGGTGATCTACGGCGAGGGCAAGACTGATGATGAAATTTTACGTATCGCTGGTGCGATCGGCGCGAGAGGGCAAAATATCCTGATAACGCGCACGAACGAGCGGGTTTTTGGGCTGGTGCGCGAGACGCTGCCGCAGGCGGAGTTTAACGCTCGCGGCCGCGTGATCAGCGTCAAATTTAAAGAGCCCGCGCTCACGCAAAGCTACATCGCGATAGTCTCTGCCGGCACCGCCGACGGCGCGGTAGTGGAGGAGGCATACGAGACGGCGAGATTTTTAGGCAACGACGTGCGTAAATTTAGCGACGCGGGCGTGGCGGGGCTGCACAGACTGATCGCAAATTTAGAGCAAATACGCGGCGCAAAGGTCGTGATCGCGGTAGCCGGCATGGAGGGCGCGCTAGCTAGCGTACTGGCGGGCCTCGTGAGCGTGCCCGTGATCGCGGTGCCCACCAGCGTGGGATACGGAGCGAGCTTTGGCGGGCTGGCGGCGCTACTAGCGATGCTAAACAGCTGCGCAAACGGCGTGAGCGTTGTAAATATCGACAACGGTTTCGGCGCTGCATATAACGCGAGCCTGATAAATCATCTCTAA